In Shewanella sp. VB17, a single genomic region encodes these proteins:
- a CDS encoding Lpp/OprI family alanine-zipper lipoprotein translates to MNKKVLMIAGVAMTALLGGCANTTALEESNNNLGNKIDQLSSEVSALKSEQGALSADVKDAKAAAMDAQAEAKRANDRIDNVASSYKK, encoded by the coding sequence ATGAACAAAAAAGTACTTATGATTGCTGGTGTAGCAATGACTGCCCTTCTAGGTGGCTGTGCAAACACGACAGCGCTTGAAGAAAGTAATAATAATCTTGGTAACAAAATTGACCAACTGTCTTCAGAAGTTAGCGCACTTAAGTCAGAGCAAGGCGCTCTTTCTGCAGATGTTAAAGATGCAAAAGCTGCAGCTATGGATGCTCAAGCAGAAGCTAAGCGTGCAAACGATCGCATTGACAATGTTGCTTCTTCTTACAAGAAGT